CCATGGCATGGGTTTAATTTTATATGATTCTTACTGGCTAAAGAAAGATtttagctaggtggtggtggcacacccctttagtcccagcactcaggaggcagacgcaggtggatctctgtgagtttgaaaccagcctggtctacaagagctagttccaggacagcctccaaagccacagagaaaccctgtctcaaaaaaaaaaaaaaaaaaaaaaaaaagattttaaaaaattaactagaGCTGactatggtggtacatgcctttaatctgagcactcaggagacagaagcaagcataACTCaatgagtttgtggccagcccaatttacatagtgagtttagggcagccaggactgcctttaatgaaaataaaaatcagcaaCGATGCTTTGTAGCTGTGAGGGATAACCTGCTTGGGAAAATAACCTATTTTTGGGAAAATAGCAGCTTCCCTGATGTCAAGGTGTTATTATAGAGGCCTCAGAGAAGGGGTataaagatgggggaggggagcacgGGTCAGCGTGGTTAGTGTAGTAACAAACTTCTgcttgtagttttgtttgtttgtttgtttgtttttcgagacaggggttctctgtgtagctttggagcctatcctggcacttgctctggagaccaggctggcctcgaactcacagagatcggcctgcctctgcctcccgagtgctgggattaaacgcccGGCTGTTTGTAGTTCTTACCTACCATGTTCATTCTAAGGGTCAATCACATACCTGAGTTAGAGACCACCATAAAGGAGTGTACAAAATGGAATCCCTACGCCTGTCCAAGAGCGAGCCAGCTTCTTCTGGGGAAAACTCTTCTGTTGATCTGGACTCGATGGCACAGggttataatcctagcactggggaagatAAAGaggactctgtagaccagcctgagctaaattaagactctgtctcaacaacaaacaaaatcagtGAATATATGTCCATGAACTCAAAGAAGCTGCCACAAGATAAGTCTACTGAGGGATTCTTGACTGCGTGGTGGCTATCTTCCATTTAGAGAAGTCAGGTGTTGGATAGTGTTCATTCTAGATGTCTTTTACAAGCAATAGTattgaaacttttttcttttctgatgtcTTAAGCAATTTAAGAAAGATATAGACAAACATCAGTCCCTGACAGAGAATGTCTTGGAGAAGGGGGAGATTCTTCTTCAGTGCCTGATGGATAACACCCCAGGTGGGTAACCAAGAgctttgtttggttgtttattgACACATGATATACTTATCTATGGGTCTGGTGTGACACACATGTCCACTGTATGTGGCTATAAATTGGAACATGCCTTTTCACTGAGTGTGTTAGAGTTGCCCTTAGGAATTCAACCCATTTATCTGCTAGTGAATTTTAATACGAAAGTCTGAATTAGtcaatataaaattaaagatgaagagtcaggcatggtggtgcatgcctttaatcccaatctcctctgggaggcagaggagcatCTTAAATTTCTGGCTAGCCTGGTTTGATAGTTCAGgacaggctgggctacatagtgagattctatcagagagggggaggggaagagattaaaaataaaatacaggtgacaaccagaaagaaagaactagCCAGGAAGTGGAAAGTCAGCTTAGGTATTGTAagcactgtaactccagctccagggcatccagtgtcctcttctagACTCACATGTACACCTACCCACACACACGGatctacacatgtacacataattgtTTTGAAAACCAGCCAGTATTATATATAGCAATTGAATTTAGACTGCGGTGGCACTCTTATTTTCTCAATGTAGAATTCTCATCAGCTTCAACTGACAGCCATTTTCAGGTTGTTCCCATTTCCCATACCAGTTCCATCTCCGATGTCTCTAGAACACAGTAAAGAGGAGAGTGTAGCTTCTGTTCTCCTGGATGTACAGTAGTCAGTAGTGGGATTCCCAGATCCTGCTGCCCTATCTAGTCTTGTGAAGACCTCCATACTGcttcccaccagcaatgagtTCCTTTTCTGTCATATCAATGtagttttctttccctctgaTTAATAATACTGAACCTGTTTCACAGGTTTGTTGGTCTTTCCTAATATCCTCTTCTGAAGTATCTAGGTtattcatccatttttttttatcaaatgacTATTAATAGTAACACTAATAgttcttgtgttttatttgttgttgcttAGTTTTtgagtttctccatgtagctctgactagtcaggaactcactatataggtcAGGCCAACCTTGAACCTGCacagattctcttgcctctgccttgagtcctgggattacaggtttgagtCTGCAATTTgattttgtgagacaaggtctcccaatGCCTGGTCACAttgctgtgtgtttatttgaattCCTATGtattatgtgggttccagagatcagagTCAGGTCACCAGGCTCAGCGATGCCTGACCTACTGTGCTCTGCTGTCTCGATGGCCCTGTAGTGCTTCTTgcatgtttgatttttgagacatggtctcactatgtagccctggctcttctggtattcactaggtagaccaggctggcctcaaactcacagagatcttcctagctctgcctcctgagtgctgggattaaaggtaaaaagattgattttgttttttaattacgTATGTATCTGGTGAGGGTAATAAATATGAGTACAGGTGCTTTTAGAGGCCAGGACATTAGATGCCCTCGCACTACAGCTGGATGTGAGCAGTCTAACATAaggaactcaagtcctctgaagAGCCAGCCATATGTAATCCTAATCACTGAGCACCTCCAGCCCCTGTGTACACCTGTGTATATTTGtttgaggtgttttgtttttaaatgtgtatgtacaCCATATGTATGCaagaacatgtggaggtcagaagagagtgttggatcccctggaactggagttaaaaggTTGTGAGCTTCCTAgtgggtgttaggaaccaaaccTAGGCATTCTCCAAGAGCAGTAAGAgttcaggtgtgtgtgcatggcatGGATGTAGAACTGGTTCTCTCAAAATCAGGTCCTCAGATTTGCTCACAAATAGGTGTTTAAAAAGCCCAGTAATGTTATACTGCAGTTTCAGAGAGAGGTAGTATTTACAGGAGAATCAAATGGCATACACATAGCCATGATGAGCCTTGTATGAAGTGATGGCCAGGTTACTGGACAAGGGTTACAAAACAAGTTTTCAGGCTTGGTGCCACTGCCATAGAGAGCTGCCTAACTCTTTGTTGTAAGGGTTTACATGCATTGCAAGATGTTTTGCAGCACAAAAGCCCTTACATCCCCTCAGTGCCCCTAAAACATTTCCATTGTCAGTTGTACCCTGGGGAAAGTGAACACACAGAGAGGTTTTGATGGAAAGCAATCACTAACAAGTCTCCAGCAGTGTGACCTGGTGAGCCTTTTGCCTCCCCTGCTTCTCTGAAGGCCTGTATTAATGCTCCTATGTTGTCTGCAGGATCGTTAGGTGTTTTAGTTGCTAACCCTGAACGGTTTGTTTTATTGCATGTATGAATGGTGTTTCTGTGCCCTTACACAGATTCTAAAGACTGGACTCGAGTTGCCAGGCTTGTGTGTTAAATGCCtcaactcactgagccatctcaccagccctaagtTTTAGGTTTTATACTGGGGCAGGAACTTGGTGCAGCAAACTTtattgcttctgcctctgctggtgTTTTACCAAACACACTTAGCATGGGGCTGAAGAAGCTTCCAGCTGCTGTCCTAGGGTCTGAAGATAAAGGGCCCAAGCAGGGAGAGCTCAGTACAGGTCTTCTCTTCATGGAGGCCATGGAGTTTAATAGAAGGTCTCCTAAAACTGTTCTGACTTTCACTTGGAAATAAATCCATTAACACTTACTTTCTCCTACTCTGAGAAAACACTCGGATGTTTTACCAGCCAGAGAGGCTCCTTCAGATTAGTACTCTAACTTCCCGGTCCTCTGCCTGGAATAACTGGAGCACTGAGCTATTTTGTTCAGGTCTCGAGTTCCCTTGACACTTCCTACTCCCTCCTAGAAGCAGCCTCCTGTCCGTgtactcccccacctcccacccccatacCCACTGCTTTTTCAGAGCCTGCTTTCTTAGGAGTGTGACTGTGGTTTAACTCTGCCACCAAGAGGCCCCTTTGTCAGGACCCCACCAAAGGCATTTTGACCTAGTTACATAAATacaggctgacattttgtcttaaaCTGCATGAGTCACATGACTAGAACCCATGGGAATTAAGCCAAATGAGGCCCAATATGTGTATGTTAAATGAAAGCAACACAAAAATCACACCAAGAAAACACACCTGCTTAAGTCTCCCTTTCTAGCCTTTCTTCCATGACCTGTTTACAGTAAAGTTTCAAATAAAGGCCCCTAGAATTTCACTGATGACACACAGGAAAACTGAACAGAGTGTGGTTCAGCCACACTGACAGCTTTCCTCTGGCACAAGCTCTCTTGAGTTGTTAGGACAGCACTTTGCCCTCATGTGGCTTCCTAAGGGGCTGACCTCAACACACCccagcctcctcttccttcccttcctgccccaTCTCCTCCACATTGTGTGCAGAACAAAGGCTTCCCCTTTCTTATCCTCTGCTGGCACATGTTGCCCTGTGGCAGGAAGCTAGGGAGCATTTAACACAGCTGATAAAGCACAGGAAGCAAGCAGCTTTTGTGCTTAACAAAAAACAGCCTGCCATTTGCGTACTCTGACCCTAGCGTATCCCTCTTCTCATTCTGACATGTAAGAGGGAATTGAACCTATTCTCACACCATTGCTCCAGTTTTGGTCACTGATTCcctatgccccccccccaaatcaaTAAGCTTCCCTAATATGTGACCTAAGCTCTTGCAGCATCACTGTTTAAAAGAAGAGGGAAGGTGGGCTGGGAATGTGTCTCAGTTGGCAGTGCTTGACTAGCTTGCATGAAATCTTagattcagtccccagaactgcaTAAATTAGTGTAATGGTGTATAAAAAGTTCAAGATCATATTCAGCTAGAAAGCAGGTTGGGGTCAGCCTGAGGTACACGAGACCCTattggggtaggggaggaggcaCTGTGAACTATATAATCCTGTCTGAGCAAATTGCTATACCTTTTTATGACTTGACCATTAGTTTTAAAGGATGTTCTTGGGAAGATCGCAAAGCAGTCTGGTGAGCTGGAGAGCCACGCCGATCACCTTTATGACTCTATCTTGGCCTCTCTGGACATGTTGGCTGGCTGCACCCTCATCCCTGACAATAGGCCAGCAGCAGCTAAAGAACACCCACGTGAAGGACTTTAACTGAGTAAGTAGAATAACCTAAGAAGAGAACCTGTTGTCCAACTACTGCTCAATAGGACACAGGGCTATCCTAGTAAATAATTACTTCTTAGAAGCTCAGTTGGGGTGATAGTCATTGAAACAAATGTAGTGCTGAAGGAGTCACTACCCTTGCCAGGAATGTGGGTCTTTCTATGGTGGAACTCACTTTGGTTCCACTATGTTTTCATGTGCTTCAACACCCCACATTCCCATTTCCATGTGTTCTCTTCACCACTATTCACCCTCTGAGAGTAAGAGCAGGAACCCTTACCAGTGCCGTTTTCCCATGAGTACACTTCTCCAGTTTGGGGCTGTGATCAGATTGCCCCTGCCCTGTAGGCTCTTCTCACCCAGTTCATTTAGCACTTGTCTCCAAGTATCTTTGATAACACAAACATCTACAAAAATCCAGGTTAACTGCCCGCTCTCTACCCTACCTTCCCACAAAGGATCTTTGCAAATCTCTCATACCACATCCTCCCCCAAAGACTGCGGGGATGGCATATCCTAGACTTAAATACTGCTCATTAAGTACAACTTTCGTCTTCCCTCTTAGAAAGACAAACTGGGAATGAATGATAGGAAAGAGACCAAGAGAAAAGGAGGGCACACCTAGTGCCTGTCCTAGGATCTGTACTACCTAGGCACTTCAGAATCCCACAATTCTACTGTACTTTTTCTGGAACTTCCCATTTTACAAAATGGTTGTCAAAGAAGGTGTCTCAGTGAGCACATGCTGGAAACATGTAAACAACCGAGActccagtggggggggggcaggagcaTAGACCTGGAATCTCAGCCctttggaggctgaagcaagaagattCAAAgatagaagccagcctgggctacataccaagACATCCTTAAAAAATAACGAGTAAATGGGGGCTCTTATCTGCATCAAAGCAATGTGAGCAGATGTGGCAGTGTTGacttttcttccttggcagcaTGCCTGTAACGCTTGATGCTTTCTCTTCCAGGTGTCATCCTAGCAGAGATGGAGTCATCACCATTTAGTTGGCTCTGGGGAAAACTCAAGAACTTAGAAGAGCCATTTAACAGTTAAGGCTGGGAGACTGAACCCTATTGCTTTAAGATGCCTTTGCCATCTCTGAAGGGTTCTTGACTTGCTGTTCTCATCACAGCGAATCCCTCCAAACTGAGGCTTTTCCTTTTGGTGCTTCTCTACCAGAAATATGTGGCTTTACAATTTTGATAAAATACTAGGATTTCAAAAAATACTGGGATTATATAATACTAGGGTCTCATGTTCCCTTAAAAACCAGCAGATAAACATATTGAGGCCATTTACAGGAAGCTGCTCAAGAAAGGTTCCAAATACTTGGGATTTTCAGGTATACAGGGGGGATGGGCTCTAGAGTGAAGAAGTAAGTGGCCAAAACTGGGTCTTTTCATAAAGTTGAGACTTGAATTGTAAACTCTGAAGATTCTCAGATAGCAGACCTGTTAGCCCTTAGCCTGCCACAGGAAACAAGGTGTAGACCTTCTACAGAGTCCTTTGGACAGCATGACGTCAGTTGCCATCTTTAGTGGTTGGTCTCCAGCTTCTTCCTTAATTTTTATGCATCAGGGAGTCAGAGGCTTGTGTCATGCTTCTGAAAGGGAATGATGCCAATTTTCAAGCTTTTGCTTACCTCTGGGGCACTCTTTCCCCTGGAAGACTAGTCAAAGAAAGGGAATGGGTACAGTCATACAATCTGGTCCTTACAGAAACTAAAGCACCCTGTGCTGATGAAAAAAGGGACATTCTTTGTTTCATGGGAGTCAACAGGTAGTGTCttatcaggaagaaaaaaagaaaacttcatggATCAGTTGTTCAGAGTATCAGTTACAGCTTTGGAAGCAAAGTGATTGTAAGCTGGTTACCACAAAGTATCAAAGATGGGGATTTCAtcttaaaaagcaacaacaaaacatttaaacaatTAGCTACTTAGACAAACATGGTGGTatactttaatcctagcacttgagaggatgtttttgagtttgaggccaacttggtctgtATTAAttagagttccaggctagccagggctgtaGAGTGAGAAAAGGATTAGCTACTTCGGTAAGCTACACATAAAGTGCAGTATTTTCGAATGCCTGCTGCTACACAGTATGGTGTACCATAATGTTTATGGGTGTGATCCTTGTTAATTGTTAAACTTTTGAGTCTTCCATCTCTAAGTCAAGCTTATTTCTTACATTGTACATGGTGAATAATGTGCTTTCAGAGGgcaaaagaaaatgcttttctaGCAAATGAGAATTGGCTAAAAATCACTATACTTTTATCTCTTTGATGTGGCTTTAAATTGCCCTCCCATCAATGTTAGATCAGCCCTCAGAAATTAAACCCATTTGACAGGCATGAAAGTCATACAGCATAAAAACTGAAGGTGGCAGAACCTTAGAGAAGAGAGCTAGCCTGTTGCACCAATTGAATGTTCTCTTAAAGTGTAATTACAATCAGCTTCAATTGATAATGTCTAGTTTGGAATATACTGTTTCCCAACAAAGTACTACTTGCCTGAAGATGGTCTATGCTTTTGTTCATCCTCTTTGTAACAAAAAGATACTTTTTTTATAACTAAAGGGTGTAAACTGTGACCTTGGCTGTGAATGCCACTTAGGAATGGCAACACAaatgttaattatattttctgCTGTGTGTTAAGAACTTTGAGCTGAAATTGTCTTCAGCCTAGTATGATGACACCTTTCCATGTGCAGATGCGATCAGGGTAGATTCACATGGACATGCTAAAATTTATACATGGTAGCCAagctttggtggcgcacacctttaatcccaacactcaggaagcagaggcaggtggatctctgtgaatccgaggccagcctggtctccacagcgagtgccagtataggcttcaaagctacacagagaaaccctgtcttgaaaaaaacaacaacaaaaaaaatttataCATGGTTCCTCAAAAGTTCATTTGAGTTCACAATAAAGTAGCATCTCAATCATGTTCATGTCAGTGCTAAGCTCTAGCACAAAACAAAGAGGCTTCGAAGATAGGGCTGTTAACACAAAAGAGTGGTGGTACAAGGTATGCTGTATAGTCAAAAATGTGCTTGAGGGAACTTCTGCCCACATAAGCACAGGAAGTTAGCATGAGCCCAATTCAATAAAGATTCCCAGTGACGGCCACGGAGTAGAATGCTCTTCATATGATTCAAGTTACcgtgtactttttgtttttaatataatgtggtatttctttattatgtgaaCAAATTAGAGCTCCCAATAGTCTTGAAatgtttatatttgaaaaatggGATGTTTCCCCTCAAAACTGCATTTATTGGCACATAGATAAAAGCAAATAGTGAATTGAAGTATGCTGAAATGGTGTTGTAAGCGCTCTAATCTTGCTGCTAGTAGAGAAAGAACACTACAATTCTACAAAgtataaatatgtttatattataaataaatgttttctgctGACAAAGAATAAGCCAACAGTTTGAACAACTTTTGCTGTAAATTAAAGTGCATGGTGTCACTTTGTCTTATCTTGTTCTTGTATCATTTAGTTATTATAGAAAAGCTTATGAACTTTTTCCCTTTGTATTGACAAGAATAAAACCCAACAGTGACTTACATAAATTACTGGTGACTTCAGGAATTTGCAGTTGCCTTATCTTATGTAAGGACGAATAGACCCAACAAGCACATCTATAATACAAAGTAAACTATGATTTTATTGTGAAATTCTCATAGATGGAAAATTAAATTGAATAGTCTgtccattttcattttacaataaTCTTACCACTTATTTTTGTACCATGTATTTCAATCGTCTGTTTAGTGAAAAATAAACCTGTAATTTTTGGCTTACttttagtttaatattttatcattaaagACCCCATAATAAAATGTGTTGTCAGCAGCAACATCCTAAGCCCCCAATTAAAAGAATGTTTGCCTGCTTGTTTAAACCAAAGGAaacaacctctgacctctgtcaCCTTAAATGCTAGCGTCTGAAAGAGACTTGGTTTCCCACAGTGAGACAAAAGCAAAGTCTAGGACCTTGAAGGTCCCAGTCAACAAAACTTCACACATGCAAAAATTTCACcgaaataaatatattatttctctCATCATTCCCATCTAGCATCCATGTTTTCAGTTAATTTGGGGGGATTTAATTTCTACAATTAGGGCAATCAACATTTCCTGCTTTCTATTCTAAAGTTTAACCTCTCCTCCAACATGAGTTATACAATTGGAAAGAATAAAAAGTTGACACCTAgaagtggagtcaggaggatcaggaattcaaggccatccttggttacaagtgaatttgaggcctcttgaactacatgagacattgtctcaaaaaaacattgCAGTCTCAGtattgtggtacatgcctttaatcccaccacttgggaggaaaaggcaggtggatctctgttagggGCCAGCCTGCTGCACATActaagttgcaggccagccagggttacatagtgagactctatctcaaaaaagaaaagaaaaaagataaagcaggcatggtggtgcatgcctttaatcctagcacttggaggcagagacaggtggatccctgagttcgaggccagtctggtccacggagcaagttccaggacagccagaactacacagagaaaccctgtctctaaaagcaaaaaataaaaatcccaaaaaCTGGGGtaggtgaggtggggtggggtgggtgtgtggcaTCTGCCAGAGCATGGAGGAAGCACCAGCACATGTTACTAGATCACTGCCTGGGAGTAAAGCATGTGCTGCTCTCCATCTCTACCACAGATGCATGAAGAAAGTTTGAGTGAAGCCACTTCAGACAACGGTTTTAGAGCTGGAGATGAAGCACTAGAAAGCACACATTCTAAACTTGTTTTCCATACACTCTGAGCTCCTTGAACCAATGAATTTGGTTCAGTCTACACAGCACAGAAGCTTCTCTAGGTCACTTAGCAGGTCTATTACTAGAAAGCAAATACTGGATGCTGTGCTATTATTAGATAGGTCTACAGTGCCCTTGTTGCACACACAAATTGGCTGTTGAGTATAATGCAAATCCCTATTTCCCTTTAACCATAAGAATTAAAACAATACTTATCACCATACAGTTTGATATTACTTCCAATAAGTAcaatatttattaaacatatcTTCAGTTTTGTTACATAGTGTGCAACAAATTACAATATTCTGCAGCCACAAATTATATGCAGAGTATGAAGAAACTATTAATCAGATAGTGTAATCTTTCCATTTATAACTCTACAAGGAAGAACTAGCAAATCAGATCTTACATATAACGTCTCACTAAACTTTATGCATGGAAATTGACAGACACTGGTTGTGCTGTTTGATACAAAATGGCTGAACTTCATCTTCAGAAGACTAAACCCAACATCTAAACATGCCAATataaacatcaaaacaaaatatattctaaCCAACCACGGGAAACAATCTGGTATCAGGAAAGCAACAAGGATTacacacattattttataaaCCAGCACACAAAGGTTTAAAACAGTTCTGAAAATGAAgttagctgtctttgagtcaagggaataaaaaaaaaagtcagtattgACCATTTACAATCTCTGACCTTGTGGAAACGGTAAGAATCTGTTGTAGTGCAGCTACATACAGTACAATTCAGgcaattttgttttttcacttgGGTTCAGATTGCGAATTCATTGCTGTGAGAAAAGGACGGAGGCAAATTTTAGCAGCAACCTCCACCTGACTGCTTGACTGGAGTGCTCTGGATTTTAACATTGGACTTCTCTGCACCACCAGCTGTTGCTCCAGGGCCCATTCGCTTTTTAATCTCGGCTGCCATCGTCATGAAAGACTGTTCTACATTCGTTGCATTCTTAGCACTGGTTTCCAAAAATGGAATTCCAAGGGAATCTGCAAATTCCTGAGAGAGTAATAAGGAACAATCAACACTGGAAAACCTTTCTAACTTGCTGTTAATGCTTTCTGAAATGGGAATGAAGGACTAAATTCACTGGCTTTTAAAAGTTTAGCCACTGTATGACTCCCGTCCCCATAATTAAAATTCAACTTGAAAATCAAACCtcgacaggtggtggtggcacatgcccttaatcccagcacttgggaggcagaggcagaaggatctctgtgagttcgaaaacagcctggtctacagagtgagttccaggacagccagggctgttatacagagaaaccctgtcccaaaattaATTAAGTAATTAGAAAATCAGACCTCATACATACCTTCGCTGTTGTGTAATCTACTACTTTCTTTGTGGTCAGGTCACATTTGTTCCCTACCAACAACTTGTTGACATTTTCACTGGCATAGCGATCTATCTCTTGCAGCCACTGTTTAACATTATTGAAGGACTCCTAAAGACAAGAATGATGATACAGTTTTGGATGCAACCAATGATCAACTGATAACAGCTCATTTTGTGGCAACTCTAGCTATAACTATAatgcaagaaaagaaatgaactaaTATATTACAATGACAATGTTCATCTAATGAATGATAAGGAGGACTGGCAGGCTTGAAGTGAAAATAGCTTATTTGGGAAGGGAAACAGTTTAATATTTAATGACAGGCAAaccaattttttctttaaagattttatttattatgtatacagtcttctgcctgcatgcagatctcattcaaggtggctgtgagccaccatgtggttgctgggaattgaactcaggacctctggaagaacagtcagtgctcttaaccgctgagccatctctccagcccccaggcaaACCCAATTTTAAGTTGAAATTTAGATATTAACAAAACCTAGTTTCTGAAATTTAGTAGAATTCTGGTTTTTAAACTGAGTAGTGACACAGCTTttatcccagaactagggaggcagaggcaggtggatctctgagttctaggcctgccCATTCTACAAAATCAGTTAGTTGCACGTCAGCCAGGACTACCTtaagggagatcctgtctcaaaataaaccaaacaaaaattaacaacaaaaactggTCATGAATAACAGCAGTGTTACTACTATCAAAAAGATAACTGTTTGGCCCGAGGGTACAGTTCAGGGACTGACTACTTCCTGGCATGCAGAAATCTCTGAGCTTAAATGCCACTACAAGATAGTgagtggatggggaggagaaaactagtttaaaaaaaaaaaaaaaaaaaaaaaaaacttttggtgagaccttttcctttttcttttctcaaaaatattttatggtagACTGGGAGTGATTGcacatgcttttgatcccagtgcttagagggcagaggcaggcagatctctgagttctacagagttctaggactgccaggactactcagagaaactctgtctcaaaacacaacaaaataatggTGATAGACTGGACGTTTAAAAGTAACATG
The Cricetulus griseus strain 17A/GY chromosome 1 unlocalized genomic scaffold, alternate assembly CriGri-PICRH-1.0 chr1_1, whole genome shotgun sequence genome window above contains:
- the Rab1a gene encoding ras-related protein Rab-1A; translation: MSSMNPEYDYLFKLLLIGDSGVGKSCLLLRFADDTYTESYISTIGVDFKIRTIELDGKTIKLQIWDTAGQERFRTITSSYYRGAHGIIVVYDVTDQESFNNVKQWLQEIDRYASENVNKLLVGNKCDLTTKKVVDYTTAKEFADSLGIPFLETSAKNATNVEQSFMTMAAEIKKRMGPGATAGGAEKSNVKIQSTPVKQSGGGCC